The window AATGTTTAAAACAGGACGTTTTAAGCATATAGAgtatatatataacaaaacatCCTATAAGATGGTTTTCAGTGAGTTACAAGTTGTTCTCCTTTGCCATgttagatgaaaaaaaaggtgttaaaGCTTAAATAACTGTTGCATATACATTAAGCTTGTTATGCATTTAATAATATCAGCAACTATTTCTTAATAGACATGACAGCAAGTTTTACATCTTTCGTTATACCAGGGATGGTGGCCCTGTTGACCCcactccccaccaccacctccgtTAACAATTTGTGCTTTGgggttttctgtctgtcagttaCTTTGAGTCTCTTTGACAAATGCTTGGAATAAAAAAGACGATAGATTAACAATAACTGTGACCATTAGACCTTTCCCATCTATCCACACTTCACCTCTATAAACTTTGTTAGCACAATATGAACTAAAAcaaagtcttaaaacaacatttgaggTCAAATTCCCTAACCAATTTGCAATTTATCAAATTTTGCACAACCATTTGACAAATAGAGACCCTAGTGGGAATCTGGGCACTTAAAATAATCCAGTTTTGTTTAGATGTATTTTGAGTGAATCATTTCAGCTGATAGCCTTCAAAAAACAGTATgtgcacatttcatacaattaCCAGCCACAGGGGCAGCTGTGTTCATTTGCTGTACTTACTCTCTCCAGTGTGGTGCCCTGTTTTCACGACACAGCAGCCCCTCATCACACGGGCAAATCTGGTTTATGCTGAAGGCCAGGCCGCCATCTGGCACATAGCAGCTCTCACCGCGGATCAGCCGTCTCTTGCACACCAGCTCACCGTGGTGTCGGGCGCAGCACATAGATGCCCCACAATCCCTGTTGACTTTACACCTGGCACCTGGATGACATAAACACGTCAGATCATCTTTAATCTCTGAACAGTTTATTGACATGAATGGTTTTGATTGGGtcataaataaatagtttaaaaattAACTCCAGCCTTGACACTGCAGAGACGCACTCTTACCCTCTTGTCCATTGGGGATGCTGCGGTGGCATTTCCCAAACATGCAGTTGAGCCCGCGGACACACTGGGCGTCCCTCCTACAGTAGT is drawn from Thunnus thynnus chromosome 20, fThuThy2.1, whole genome shotgun sequence and contains these coding sequences:
- the LOC137172417 gene encoding dickkopf-related protein 3-like isoform X2, whose protein sequence is MLGNLWMICLCISFSWTDAHIWAWMLNMPHSPPKEGAKALRESVPVAKATTAVCDHDRACGRGFSCDRHFGLCVPLRGEGHYCRRDAQCVRGLNCMFGKCHRSIPNGQEGARCKVNRDCGASMCCARHHGELVCKRRLIRGESCYVPDGGLAFSINQICPCDEGLLCRENRAPHWRE